A part of Lacinutrix sp. 5H-3-7-4 genomic DNA contains:
- a CDS encoding TonB-dependent receptor, with protein MFNRKKQIILLIASIVTTIMVAQEREQDTLNPDVINVIKPYTPSISDAFKVKESPTIDDDQTQTKKEIEYNIFSFPVASTFTPAKGKAAVVDKTKKVKLYDNYASLGFGSYTTILGEVYLNHELGRGENITAYVGHHSSSGNIDGNFVDDNFLDSKIDLSYTKRERDLTWMLNGGFQLQKYNWYGLPTFLVGTEIPLETVNGLDVGHNFTNAYIGGDIEFNDGIFKGANVLFRRFGDNQGSGENRFKIKGFVDVPVNNETLNTEIKLDYLSGSFERNYFNTNELNYSNFQVAISPTYQLKQDDLTVDLGATVTFLNDGEAGENKFYIYPNVSATYRVLDETVIAFGSIKGELLQNSYYDYATLNPFVSPTLFIVPTDQQYNATVGIKGKLSNALNYAVSASYKSEKDKALFQNNLMPYGFASEEAYQYGNSFGVVYDDVSTFGFSGELNVDINRNFTLGVKGEYFSYNTKAQEEAWNLPELKASIFMDYQITNQWFAGANVFYTGERKALIGFNDVMNPDFPTFINATQTVVLGDYLDLNAHVGYHLNDRWSVFLKGNNLVEGTYNKWLNTRVQSFQALAGATYKFDF; from the coding sequence ATGTTTAATAGAAAAAAACAAATCATCTTATTAATTGCATCAATAGTTACAACTATTATGGTTGCTCAAGAGCGTGAGCAAGACACATTAAACCCAGATGTTATAAATGTAATTAAACCTTACACACCATCAATAAGTGATGCCTTTAAAGTAAAAGAGTCGCCAACTATAGATGACGACCAAACACAAACTAAAAAAGAAATAGAATACAATATATTTTCTTTTCCGGTAGCATCTACATTTACACCTGCAAAAGGTAAAGCAGCCGTTGTAGATAAAACGAAAAAAGTAAAGTTGTACGATAACTATGCGTCTTTAGGTTTTGGGTCTTATACAACTATTTTAGGCGAAGTATATTTAAATCACGAGTTAGGTCGTGGCGAAAATATTACAGCTTATGTTGGTCATCACTCATCAAGCGGTAATATAGATGGAAATTTTGTAGATGATAATTTTTTAGACTCTAAAATAGATTTATCCTACACTAAACGAGAAAGAGATCTCACCTGGATGCTAAATGGAGGTTTTCAATTACAAAAATATAATTGGTATGGTTTGCCAACTTTTTTAGTAGGTACAGAAATTCCTTTAGAAACGGTAAACGGTTTGGATGTTGGACATAATTTTACCAACGCATACATTGGTGGAGATATAGAGTTTAACGATGGTATTTTTAAAGGAGCAAATGTGCTTTTTAGACGTTTTGGAGACAATCAAGGTTCTGGAGAAAATAGATTTAAAATAAAAGGCTTTGTAGATGTTCCTGTTAATAACGAAACATTAAATACCGAAATTAAACTAGATTACTTAAGCGGTAGTTTTGAAAGAAATTATTTTAACACTAATGAGCTAAATTACAGCAATTTTCAAGTAGCAATTTCTCCAACGTATCAATTAAAGCAAGACGATTTAACGGTAGATTTAGGCGCTACAGTAACCTTTTTAAATGATGGAGAAGCTGGTGAAAATAAATTTTATATATATCCAAATGTAAGTGCGACATATAGAGTTTTAGACGAAACAGTTATTGCTTTTGGTAGTATAAAAGGAGAATTGCTTCAAAATTCTTATTACGACTATGCTACACTAAACCCATTTGTCTCTCCAACATTATTTATTGTACCAACAGACCAGCAATACAATGCCACAGTAGGAATAAAAGGAAAACTATCTAACGCTTTAAATTATGCAGTAAGCGCAAGTTATAAGTCGGAAAAAGACAAAGCTTTATTTCAAAATAATTTAATGCCTTATGGTTTTGCAAGTGAAGAAGCTTATCAATACGGTAACTCTTTTGGAGTTGTTTACGACGATGTTTCAACCTTTGGTTTTTCAGGAGAATTAAATGTAGATATTAATAGAAACTTTACTTTAGGAGTTAAAGGTGAATATTTTTCGTACAACACAAAAGCACAAGAAGAAGCTTGGAATTTACCAGAACTAAAAGCATCAATATTTATGGATTACCAAATTACAAACCAATGGTTTGCTGGAGCAAATGTATTCTATACAGGAGAACGTAAAGCATTAATTGGTTTTAACGATGTTATGAATCCAGATTTCCCAACATTTATTAACGCTACACAAACAGTTGTTTTAGGAGATTATTTAGATTTAAACGCACATGTAGGCTACCATTTAAACGACCGTTGGTCTGTATTTTTAAAAGGTAATAACCTTGTAGAAGGCACATATAACAAATGGCTAAATACAAGAGTGCAAAGTTTTCAGGCATTAGCTGGAGCAACATATAAATTCGATTTTTAA
- a CDS encoding amidohydrolase, which translates to MKNLLTCFLLIICFSCTSSKKEVDTIVTNAKVYTVNSNFETAEAFAIKDGKFEAVGSTLEIQENYSAENIIDAQGKAIVPGLIDGHCHFYGLGLNRQTVNLVGATSFDEVMKRVIDFQNTKHTNFIIGRGWDQNDWEEKTYPNKALLDKLYPNTPVALTRIDGHAMLCNQAALDLANITSKTEVSGGEIKKENGKLTGILIDNPMELVEAIFPEQTRQQQIDALLDAQSYCTSYGLTTVSDAGLDKNVIELIDSMQQAGDLHMRVYAMISNKTENLDYYLSKGKIKTERLNVQSVKVYADGALGSRGAALKQPYSDEHNHFGVMVIGTEAYKELASRIAKAGYQMNTHAIGDSANRFVLKTYEKTLKGKSNRRWRVEHAQVITDNDFDYFKNENIIPSIQPTHATSDMYWAEDRVGAERVKGAYAYKTLLEKSGKVTLGTDFPVEQVNPFYTFYAAVARKDLKGFPENGFQKENGLTREETLKGMTIWAAYANFEEEEKGSIENGKFADFVILQQDIMEIPENLLPKTSVYKTYINGVAQ; encoded by the coding sequence ATGAAAAATCTTCTTACTTGTTTCCTTTTAATTATTTGTTTCAGTTGTACTTCTAGTAAAAAAGAAGTGGATACCATTGTAACCAATGCAAAAGTATACACGGTAAATTCAAATTTTGAAACAGCCGAAGCTTTTGCTATTAAAGATGGTAAGTTTGAAGCTGTAGGTAGCACTTTAGAAATACAAGAAAATTATTCAGCAGAAAATATAATAGATGCCCAAGGAAAAGCTATTGTACCTGGTTTAATAGATGGTCATTGCCACTTTTATGGTTTAGGTTTAAATAGGCAAACCGTTAATTTAGTTGGTGCAACAAGTTTTGATGAGGTAATGAAACGCGTTATAGATTTTCAAAACACCAAGCATACCAATTTTATTATTGGTCGTGGTTGGGACCAAAACGACTGGGAAGAAAAAACTTATCCAAATAAAGCATTACTAGATAAATTATATCCAAATACTCCAGTAGCATTAACACGTATAGACGGTCATGCAATGTTATGTAACCAAGCAGCATTAGATTTAGCAAATATTACTAGTAAAACCGAAGTCTCTGGAGGAGAAATAAAAAAAGAAAACGGAAAACTTACAGGTATACTAATAGACAATCCTATGGAGTTGGTAGAAGCTATTTTTCCAGAGCAGACGAGACAGCAGCAAATAGACGCACTTTTAGATGCACAATCATATTGTACAAGCTATGGATTAACAACAGTAAGCGATGCAGGATTAGATAAAAATGTTATAGAACTAATAGATAGTATGCAGCAAGCCGGTGATTTACATATGCGCGTTTATGCTATGATTAGTAATAAAACCGAAAACCTAGACTACTATTTATCTAAAGGTAAAATTAAAACCGAAAGATTAAACGTGCAGTCTGTAAAAGTTTATGCAGATGGTGCTTTAGGATCTCGTGGAGCTGCATTAAAACAACCTTATAGCGATGAGCATAATCATTTTGGAGTTATGGTAATTGGTACAGAAGCTTATAAAGAACTAGCAAGTAGAATTGCGAAAGCAGGTTACCAAATGAATACACATGCTATAGGAGATTCGGCAAACCGCTTTGTATTAAAAACCTACGAGAAAACTTTAAAAGGAAAAAGTAATAGACGTTGGAGAGTAGAACATGCACAAGTAATTACAGATAATGATTTCGATTATTTTAAAAATGAAAACATAATACCTTCAATACAACCAACACATGCTACCAGCGATATGTACTGGGCAGAAGATCGCGTTGGAGCAGAAAGAGTAAAAGGAGCTTACGCTTACAAAACACTATTAGAAAAAAGCGGAAAAGTAACCTTGGGTACAGATTTTCCTGTAGAGCAAGTAAATCCGTTTTATACTTTTTATGCAGCAGTAGCAAGAAAAGATTTAAAAGGATTTCCTGAAAACGGATTTCAAAAAGAAAATGGCTTAACAAGAGAAGAAACTTTAAAAGGAATGACTATTTGGGCAGCTTATGCCAATTTTGAAGAAGAAGAGAAAGGAAGTATAGAAAATGGTAAGTTCGCAGATTTTGTTATCTTACAACAAGATATAATGGAAATTCCAGAGAATCTACTACCCAAAACAAGCGTTTATAAAACCTACATTAATGGCGTGGCACAATAA
- a CDS encoding DUF2059 domain-containing protein yields MKKLLSLILLFTVTLAVNAQVDDYSEDVKKCITSNGTMSYYEDVMEQMYEMLQVQFKEENVPDTVWAQVKEGKSDAMDKLAQMIVSAYRGHFTHQDVKNMNALYASQAGKNMFKKDGLTESDKAALSKFYSSETGRKITGSQDSMNESMSKISETWSSNVYRGAIAFLSKKGYNL; encoded by the coding sequence ATGAAAAAATTACTATCCCTCATTTTACTGTTTACAGTAACATTAGCTGTTAATGCTCAAGTTGATGATTATAGTGAAGATGTAAAAAAATGCATTACAAGTAATGGTACAATGTCTTATTACGAAGATGTAATGGAACAAATGTACGAGATGCTACAAGTACAATTTAAAGAAGAAAATGTGCCAGATACTGTTTGGGCTCAAGTAAAAGAAGGAAAAAGTGATGCTATGGATAAATTGGCACAAATGATAGTGTCTGCTTATCGAGGTCATTTTACGCATCAAGATGTAAAAAACATGAACGCTTTATATGCATCTCAAGCAGGAAAGAATATGTTTAAAAAAGATGGATTAACAGAAAGTGATAAAGCAGCTTTAAGTAAGTTTTATAGCAGCGAAACTGGTAGAAAAATAACAGGATCTCAAGATTCTATGAATGAGTCTATGAGTAAAATTTCTGAAACTTGGAGTAGCAATGTTTATCGTGGAGCTATTGCTTTCCTTTCTAAAAAAGGATATAATCTTTAA
- a CDS encoding bifunctional 2-polyprenyl-6-hydroxyphenol methylase/3-demethylubiquinol 3-O-methyltransferase UbiG, with protein sequence MKDLFGNALLDYFNNTALEDIITSTNISDEDTLPLDYLFRDYTNMPKIEQKALDVSQGKILDVGCGAGSHSLYLQEKGKQVKAIDVSKGAIAVSKKRGVINAQQISLLDETETFDTILLLMNGTGIFQTIEQLPQYLKHLKSLLNKDGQILIDSSDIKYMYEDEDGGFWQDLNSGYYGELDYFLSYKGVTETPMKWLYLDFTTLNIACASVGLKCEMLAQGEHFDYLAKIYV encoded by the coding sequence ATGAAAGACCTTTTTGGAAACGCTTTGTTAGATTACTTCAACAACACCGCTTTAGAAGATATTATTACCTCAACAAATATATCTGACGAAGACACCTTACCATTAGACTACCTTTTTAGAGACTATACTAACATGCCAAAAATTGAACAAAAGGCACTTGATGTTTCTCAAGGAAAAATATTAGATGTTGGTTGTGGCGCAGGAAGCCATAGTTTATACTTACAAGAAAAAGGAAAACAAGTAAAAGCAATAGATGTCTCTAAAGGTGCAATTGCAGTATCAAAAAAAAGAGGTGTTATTAATGCGCAGCAAATTTCTCTTTTAGATGAAACTGAAACTTTTGACACTATTCTTTTATTAATGAATGGCACCGGAATTTTTCAAACCATTGAGCAGTTACCACAGTATTTAAAACATTTAAAAAGTTTATTAAATAAAGACGGACAAATTTTAATTGACTCTAGTGATATTAAATATATGTATGAAGATGAAGATGGTGGCTTTTGGCAAGATTTAAACTCTGGCTATTATGGTGAACTTGATTATTTTTTAAGCTACAAAGGTGTAACTGAAACACCTATGAAATGGTTGTATTTAGATTTTACAACCTTAAATATTGCTTGTGCATCTGTAGGTTTAAAATGCGAAATGCTCGCACAAGGCGAGCATTTTGATTATTTAGCTAAAATTTACGTTTAA
- a CDS encoding YkgJ family cysteine cluster protein, which yields MQDYINNLPKLAKDKHKENKTFFTKLKKKPPKQLDYIMQELHEEEFTKTDCLECANCCKTTGPLFTDRDVERIAKHFKMKTKKFIDQFLRVDEDNDYVLQSVPCTFLGADNYCSIYDVRPKACREFPHTDRKKFQQISNLTLKNVAICPAAFNIVEKMKAQIKV from the coding sequence ATGCAAGATTATATAAATAACCTACCAAAGCTCGCCAAAGATAAGCATAAGGAAAACAAAACCTTTTTTACAAAGCTTAAAAAAAAGCCGCCAAAACAGTTAGATTATATTATGCAGGAATTGCATGAAGAAGAGTTTACAAAAACCGATTGCTTGGAGTGTGCAAATTGTTGTAAAACAACAGGACCTTTATTTACAGATAGAGATGTAGAGCGAATAGCAAAACATTTTAAAATGAAAACAAAAAAGTTTATTGATCAATTTTTAAGAGTTGATGAAGATAACGACTATGTTTTGCAAAGTGTACCTTGTACTTTTTTAGGTGCAGATAACTACTGTTCTATATATGATGTTAGACCAAAAGCATGTAGGGAGTTTCCGCATACAGACCGTAAAAAGTTTCAGCAAATTTCAAATCTTACTTTAAAAAATGTAGCCATTTGTCCTGCAGCATTTAATATTGTTGAAAAAATGAAAGCACAAATTAAAGTTTAA
- a CDS encoding sterol desaturase family protein, producing the protein METIIHYFETIPSLHRSILLVGGITLFWLLEGVLPLFNFKYKKWKHAWPNLFFTITTIIVNFALAFLLLKTADWVTINNFGILNWLPDMPLWLFVVLGLLLLDFIGAYLAHFTEHKVSFLWMVHLVHHSDHEVDTTTANRHHPLESIIRFLFTLLGVFIIGAPIGVVMLYQSISLVFAQLTHANIKMPKQLDKWLSYIIVSPDMHKVHHHNVLPYTDSNYGNIFSIWDRIFGTFMSLDREKIIYGVDTFPNAEENASLKHLLKQPFHKYRRPTTEN; encoded by the coding sequence TTGGAAACTATAATACATTATTTTGAAACCATACCATCATTACACAGAAGTATTCTATTAGTAGGTGGTATCACTTTGTTTTGGCTACTTGAAGGTGTATTACCATTATTTAATTTTAAGTATAAAAAATGGAAACATGCTTGGCCAAATTTGTTTTTTACAATAACCACTATAATTGTAAATTTTGCCTTAGCATTTTTATTATTAAAAACTGCAGATTGGGTAACCATAAATAATTTTGGGATACTCAATTGGTTACCAGATATGCCATTATGGTTGTTTGTAGTTTTAGGACTGTTACTTTTAGATTTTATAGGAGCTTATTTAGCACATTTTACAGAGCACAAAGTTAGCTTTTTATGGATGGTGCATTTGGTACACCATAGCGATCATGAAGTAGATACTACAACAGCAAATAGGCATCATCCACTAGAGAGCATCATTCGTTTTTTATTTACACTTTTAGGCGTGTTTATTATTGGAGCTCCAATAGGCGTAGTCATGTTATATCAATCAATATCTCTGGTTTTTGCACAATTAACACACGCTAATATAAAAATGCCAAAGCAGTTAGATAAATGGCTTAGTTACATAATTGTATCGCCAGATATGCATAAAGTACATCATCATAATGTATTGCCATATACAGACTCTAACTATGGTAATATATTTTCTATCTGGGATCGTATTTTTGGTACTTTTATGAGTTTAGATAGAGAAAAAATAATCTATGGTGTAGACACTTTTCCTAATGCCGAAGAAAATGCGAGTTTAAAGCATTTATTAAAGCAACCTTTTCACAAATACAGAAGACCAACAACCGAAAATTAA
- a CDS encoding exo-beta-N-acetylmuramidase NamZ domain-containing protein: MKLILLKNTVLLFLFLAFSCGKANKVEDKTINNTIASKSERSKLSLEKQTETEEPLTIGANQTHAYLNLLQDKRVGVVANQTSVIFKDNSQTHIVDSLVALQVNLKKVFAPEHGFRGTADAGEVVKDGIDTKTGLPIVSLYGKNKKPTASQLQDLDVVVFDIQDVGARFYTYISSLHYVMEACAENNIPMIILDRPNPNGHYIDGPVLEPEYKSFVGMHPIPIVHGMTIGEYAKMINGENWLDNNIKCDITVIKMKNYSHDLPYSLPIKPSPNLPNDIAINLYPSLCFFEGTNVSAGRGTDLQFQIYGSPFLNENDTDFTFTPQPNDGAKYPKHKNTLCYGFNLTNTKRLDAINLSYLILAYNTTKDKSAFFIKNGFFTKLAGTKKLQKQIEAGWTEDKIKATWKDGLDSFNTIRNKYLLYN; encoded by the coding sequence ATGAAATTAATTTTGCTCAAAAATACAGTTTTATTATTTCTTTTTTTAGCATTTTCATGCGGAAAGGCTAATAAAGTAGAAGATAAAACTATTAACAATACTATTGCTAGTAAAAGTGAACGTTCTAAGCTAAGTTTAGAGAAACAAACTGAAACTGAAGAACCTCTAACTATTGGTGCTAACCAAACTCATGCTTATTTAAATTTATTACAAGACAAACGTGTTGGTGTTGTTGCTAACCAAACGAGTGTGATTTTTAAAGATAACTCGCAAACGCATATTGTAGACTCCTTAGTTGCTCTACAGGTTAACTTAAAAAAAGTATTTGCTCCAGAACATGGTTTTCGTGGTACTGCAGATGCTGGCGAAGTGGTTAAAGATGGTATTGATACTAAAACTGGTTTACCCATTGTTTCTTTATACGGCAAAAACAAAAAACCTACTGCTTCGCAATTACAAGATTTAGATGTTGTTGTTTTTGATATTCAAGATGTTGGCGCCCGTTTTTATACTTATATTTCTTCGCTTCACTACGTAATGGAAGCTTGCGCAGAAAACAACATACCAATGATTATTTTAGACCGACCAAACCCAAATGGTCATTATATTGATGGTCCTGTTTTAGAACCTGAATACAAGAGCTTTGTTGGTATGCACCCAATACCTATTGTTCATGGCATGACTATTGGCGAATATGCAAAAATGATTAATGGAGAAAATTGGCTGGATAACAATATTAAATGCGACATAACAGTTATTAAAATGAAAAACTACTCGCATGATTTACCTTATAGTTTACCTATAAAACCTTCACCTAATTTACCTAACGATATTGCTATTAACTTATACCCTAGTTTATGTTTTTTTGAAGGTACAAACGTTAGTGCTGGTCGTGGTACAGATTTACAATTTCAAATTTATGGCTCTCCTTTTTTAAACGAGAATGATACCGATTTTACGTTTACACCTCAACCTAATGATGGCGCAAAATACCCAAAACATAAAAATACATTATGTTATGGTTTTAACCTTACTAATACTAAAAGACTTGATGCTATCAATTTAAGTTATTTAATTTTGGCTTATAACACTACTAAAGATAAGAGTGCTTTTTTTATAAAAAATGGTTTTTTTACAAAATTAGCTGGTACTAAAAAACTGCAAAAACAGATTGAAGCTGGTTGGACGGAAGACAAAATAAAAGCCACCTGGAAAGATGGCTTAGATAGTTTTAATACTATTAGAAACAAATATTTGCTTTACAATTAG
- a CDS encoding ABC transporter permease yields MNFEYFIAKRIIDSKAYKSSISAPIIKIGIAAIAIGIIVMMIAIATGIGLQHKIRDKVVAFNGHVTITNYDNNNSQESENPISTNQEFYPNFTNVSGVRHIQGVATKGTVIRLEDNVEYLVIKGVGADYDWQFFKEYLIEGRLPDFTKKRNEDLLISKYFANRLKIKVGDKIQANFIKENLNQPPRIMQYNIVGIYDSGFKEYDELYAIGDIKHIQRLNKWDDNQVGNFEVFIEDFNTLDQTGQAIRHEIPSILDSKTITQRFPTIFEWISIFVNNIFGIIGIMILVAGINMITALLVLILERTRMIGIIKSLGGSNLSIRKIFIYNATYLIVLGLFWGNLIGLGLLLAQKYFQFIKFPNPENYYMTYVPVYLDVSYILALNIGTFILCLVMLLLPSYIITKISPVKAMRFE; encoded by the coding sequence TTGAATTTCGAATACTTTATAGCTAAACGCATAATTGATAGTAAAGCGTATAAAAGTAGTATATCGGCACCAATAATAAAAATTGGTATAGCTGCAATTGCTATTGGTATAATAGTAATGATGATTGCTATAGCAACCGGTATTGGGCTACAACACAAAATTAGAGATAAAGTAGTAGCCTTTAACGGTCATGTAACCATTACAAATTACGATAATAATAATTCACAAGAAAGCGAAAACCCAATAAGTACAAATCAAGAATTCTATCCTAATTTTACAAATGTAAGCGGAGTTCGCCATATACAAGGCGTAGCAACAAAAGGCACAGTAATACGTTTAGAAGATAATGTAGAATATTTAGTAATAAAAGGTGTTGGTGCAGATTACGATTGGCAGTTTTTTAAAGAATATTTAATAGAAGGTCGTTTACCAGATTTTACAAAAAAAAGAAACGAAGACTTACTAATCTCAAAATATTTTGCAAACAGGCTTAAAATAAAAGTTGGCGATAAAATACAAGCCAATTTTATAAAAGAAAACCTAAACCAACCGCCAAGAATCATGCAATATAACATTGTAGGAATTTATGATTCTGGATTTAAAGAGTACGACGAATTATATGCCATAGGCGATATAAAGCACATACAACGTCTTAACAAATGGGACGACAACCAAGTAGGCAATTTTGAAGTATTTATAGAAGATTTTAATACCTTAGACCAAACAGGCCAAGCCATAAGGCATGAAATTCCATCTATTTTAGACTCTAAAACCATAACACAACGCTTTCCAACAATATTCGAGTGGATAAGCATATTTGTAAACAACATATTTGGCATAATAGGTATCATGATACTTGTAGCAGGAATAAACATGATAACAGCACTGCTGGTATTAATTTTAGAGCGCACACGCATGATAGGAATAATAAAATCGCTAGGCGGTAGCAACCTAAGCATACGAAAAATCTTTATTTATAATGCAACCTATTTAATAGTATTAGGCCTATTTTGGGGAAACCTTATAGGACTAGGCTTACTATTAGCACAAAAATATTTTCAGTTTATAAAATTCCCAAACCCAGAAAATTATTACATGACGTATGTTCCAGTATATTTAGACGTAAGCTACATACTAGCCTTAAACATAGGCACATTTATACTCTGTTTAGTCATGCTATTATTACCATCTTACATAATAACCAAAATATCACCAGTAAAAGCCATGCGCTTCGAGTAA
- a CDS encoding PLP-dependent cysteine synthase family protein: MQYAKNILETIGNTPLVKLNKLTQELPCLVLAKYETFNPGNSVKDRMALQMIEDAEADGRLKPGGTIIEGTSGNTGMGLALAAIVKGYKCIFVMADKQSKEKVDILKAVGAEVVVCPTAVEPDDPRSYYSVSKRLGEETPNSWYVNQYDNPSNAKAHYQSTGPEIWKQTEGKITHFVVGVGTGGTISGVGKYLKEQNPDVKVWGIDTYGSVFKKYHETGVFDENEIYPYVTEGIGEDILPKNVDFDIIDGFTKVTDKDAAVYTQRLSKEEGMFLGNSAGAAIKGVLQLKEHFKPEDVVVVLFHDHGSRYVGKMFNDEWMRELGYIE, from the coding sequence ATGCAATACGCAAAAAATATTCTCGAAACCATAGGTAATACACCATTAGTAAAACTAAATAAGTTAACCCAAGAGTTACCGTGTTTAGTACTAGCAAAATACGAAACCTTTAATCCAGGAAACTCTGTAAAAGACCGTATGGCTTTGCAAATGATAGAAGATGCAGAAGCCGATGGTAGACTAAAACCAGGCGGAACCATAATAGAAGGAACCTCAGGAAACACAGGAATGGGACTTGCATTAGCAGCCATAGTAAAAGGCTACAAATGTATATTTGTAATGGCAGATAAGCAGTCTAAAGAAAAAGTAGATATATTAAAAGCCGTAGGAGCAGAAGTAGTAGTATGCCCAACAGCGGTAGAACCAGACGATCCAAGATCGTACTACTCAGTATCAAAACGATTAGGAGAAGAAACACCAAACTCTTGGTACGTAAACCAATACGATAACCCAAGTAATGCAAAAGCACATTACCAAAGCACAGGACCAGAAATTTGGAAACAAACCGAAGGTAAAATAACACACTTTGTAGTTGGAGTAGGAACAGGTGGTACAATCTCTGGAGTAGGTAAATATTTAAAAGAACAAAATCCAGATGTTAAAGTTTGGGGAATAGATACTTACGGTTCTGTATTTAAAAAATACCACGAAACAGGAGTTTTTGATGAAAATGAAATATATCCTTACGTAACCGAAGGTATTGGAGAAGACATATTACCAAAAAATGTAGATTTCGATATCATTGATGGCTTTACAAAAGTAACCGATAAAGATGCTGCCGTTTACACACAGCGTTTAAGTAAAGAAGAAGGCATGTTTTTAGGCAACAGTGCAGGAGCAGCAATAAAAGGAGTGTTACAACTTAAAGAACACTTTAAACCAGAAGATGTAGTCGTGGTACTATTTCATGATCATGGCTCACGTTATGTAGGTAAAATGTTTAACGACGAGTGGATGCGTGAATTAGGTTACATAGAGTAA
- a CDS encoding DUF2851 family protein encodes MQEDFLHYIWKHKKIETSNLKTQNNELVSILKTGEHNHNTGPDFFNAQLKIGNQLWAGNVEIHVKSSDWYLHNHETDSNYDNVILHVVWEHDTAIFRKNNTEISTVELKNHVSNQALNNYLKLFNNSQKWINCENDFASISGFTMSNWLERLYFERLERKAKDINIILEQSKNNWEAVLFKLLAKNFGLKVNGDSFFSLANNLDFSIVRKQQSKQVGLEALFFGQTQLLSEDCQDPYFLELKKEYTFLKQKFNLNEIGVLPLQFFRLRPPNFPTIRLSQLATLYTTHNNVFSKIIKTNNIIDFYTIFKIEASQFWQTHYTFNKESKKSKKQLTKSFIDLLLINTVIPIKFSYAKQQGKNIDEEIVLLLEQIGPEKNSIVSKFNSLKNVADSALQSQALIQLKNEYCDKNKCLQCAIGNQLIIK; translated from the coding sequence ATGCAAGAAGATTTTCTACATTACATTTGGAAGCATAAAAAAATAGAGACTTCAAACTTAAAAACTCAAAATAACGAGTTGGTAAGTATTTTAAAAACAGGAGAGCATAACCATAATACAGGACCAGATTTTTTTAACGCGCAATTAAAAATAGGTAATCAGCTTTGGGCAGGAAATGTAGAAATTCATGTGAAATCTAGCGATTGGTATTTGCATAATCACGAGACAGATAGCAATTACGACAATGTAATTTTACACGTTGTATGGGAGCACGACACAGCAATTTTTAGAAAAAACAATACAGAAATATCTACAGTAGAACTTAAAAATCATGTATCTAATCAAGCATTAAATAACTACCTAAAGCTTTTTAATAATTCTCAAAAATGGATAAACTGTGAAAACGATTTTGCATCTATATCCGGTTTTACAATGTCTAATTGGTTAGAGCGTTTGTATTTTGAACGTTTAGAACGAAAAGCAAAAGATATAAACATAATTTTAGAACAAAGTAAAAACAATTGGGAAGCAGTATTATTTAAATTACTTGCAAAAAACTTTGGTCTAAAAGTAAATGGCGATTCTTTTTTTAGTCTTGCCAATAACCTTGACTTTTCTATTGTTAGAAAACAACAATCTAAACAAGTTGGTTTAGAAGCTTTATTTTTTGGTCAAACTCAATTGTTGAGTGAGGATTGTCAAGACCCTTATTTTTTAGAACTTAAAAAAGAATATACTTTTTTAAAGCAAAAATTCAATTTAAATGAAATAGGTGTACTACCGTTACAGTTTTTTAGATTACGACCACCAAACTTTCCAACGATTAGACTATCTCAATTAGCAACATTATATACAACACATAATAATGTGTTTTCTAAAATTATAAAAACAAATAACATAATAGATTTTTATACTATATTTAAAATTGAAGCATCCCAGTTTTGGCAAACGCACTACACCTTTAATAAAGAATCTAAAAAGTCTAAAAAGCAACTTACAAAATCGTTTATAGATTTATTATTAATAAATACAGTAATACCTATTAAATTTAGTTATGCAAAACAGCAAGGTAAAAATATAGATGAGGAAATTGTTTTATTGCTTGAGCAAATAGGGCCAGAGAAAAACAGTATTGTTTCCAAGTTTAACAGTTTAAAAAATGTAGCAGACTCTGCATTGCAGTCTCAAGCATTAATTCAGTTAAAAAACGAATATTGCGATAAAAACAAATGTTTGCAGTGTGCAATAGGTAACCAATTAATAATTAAGTAG